A genomic window from Purpureocillium takamizusanense chromosome 2, complete sequence includes:
- a CDS encoding uncharacterized protein (EggNog:ENOG503P0P0), with amino-acid sequence MPTRVRIIEHMPSSSDAVAPPPMASSYYASSALSDSSLASSSSSSSSSAAASYESTPSTAPTSLYKSSPRSRSTRHEQPRRRDTKQRHHHQQQQQEQERKRYDSRDEELDREPALPPTPTITFFPPSPASASLSSVATYDSLLSDAAEPEPEPEPLSSLSSSPDHDCGHRAAPSSVHLPSPADASIPTVLPPYRTLAPFDPSLRPSDPVTFARLFPSLDRLAIRHDDATADGNMNLRVETVVAPFGGASSSSSPVASAGPVLLGARRRPAATVQLFHLRMHDLARRDFSLRRYCRDSGREVCFSKRAYAPAGSSSIGGGCGGGGIASSASHTLHRALRSVKSPFRRSSSSSSSSSGAANDASTTTSCSPRNSLGFARRPSTGAGAGGSTVTAHTTVSSSCWSRRRGSTSSSASLAGNALLLSGTAAAARPPPPPQVLVPTDTVKLEFSNYARVDVSRRRHSSSIGGGGATKAYEFEWWGHRYAWRRAVDRSLGTVSFHLVRDGGSASSSSAATSTTVAHIVPEVRTPTQVFAEDRAGGWVPPCYMWISDPSVVDAVTDVADVIVATGLIALVDDSIRERWPASIKKKKMPTTPVAPYLLPPSPTTPHFGSGPADADGYDDAARRPGLRGFFSRRSSGQHSHSPLRLGRTVAVY; translated from the exons ATGCCTACCAGGGTTCGCATAATAGAGCAcatgccgtcgagcagcgacgccgtcgccccgccgcccatggcgtcCTCCTACTACGCATCATCTGCCCTCTCTGACTCGTCactcgcctcctcctcctcttcttcttcctcctccgctgccgcttcGTACGAATCCACGCCCTCCACAGCCCCAACGTCCCTCTACAAGTCGTCTCCCAGATCGCGCAGCACGCGCCACGAGCAGCCGAGGAGAAGGGACACCAAGCaacgacatcatcaccaacaacagcaacaagaacaagaacgAAAACGATATGATtcccgcgacgaggagctcgatAGGGAACCGGCACTACCCCCTACACCCACAATCACCTTCttcccgccctcgcccgcctccgcctccctctcctccgtcgccaCGTACGACTCGCTCCtctccgacgccgccgagccggagccggagccggagccccTCAGCAgcctctcttcctcccccgACCACGACTGCggccaccgcgccgcccccagcAGCGTACACCTCCCATCCCCGGCCGACGCCTCCATCCCGACCGTCCTGCCGCCCTACCGCACCCTCGCCCCGTTCGACCCGTCCCTCCGCCCCTCGGACCCCGTCACCTTTGCCCGGCTGTTCCCCTCGCTGGACCGCCTCGCCatccgccacgacgacgccaccgccgacggcaacaTGAACCTGCGCGTCGAGACCGTCGTGGCTCCGTTCGGaggggcatcatcatcgtcgtcgccggtcgcgtccgccggccccgtcctcctcggcgcccgcaggagacccgccgccaccgtgcAGCTCTTCCACCTGCGCATGCACGACCTCGCGCGGCGCGACTTTTCGCTGCGCCGCTACTGCCGCGACTCGGGCCGCGAGGTGTGCTTCTCCAAGCGCGCGTACGCGcccgcgggcagcagcagtattggtggtgggtgtggtggcggtggcatcgCCTCATCCGCCAGCCACACTCTGCATCGCGCCCTACGCTCCGTCAAGAGCCCCTTCCGCCgctcatcctcgtcttcatcctcgtcatctggcgccgccaacgacgctTCGACCACCACGTCTTGTTCGCCGCGCAACTCGCTCGGCTTTGCGCGCCGGCCCTCCacaggcgccggcgccggcggcagcaccgtGACGGCCCACACCAcggtctcgtcgtcgtgctggagccgccgccgcgggtcgacctcgtcgtccgcctccctggccggcaacgcgctgctgctctccggcacggcggccgccgctcgcccgcccccgccgccgcaggtcCTCGTCCCCACCGACACCGTCAAGCTCGAGTTCAGCAACTACGCACGCGTCGACGTCTCGCGCCGGCGACACTCCTCAtccatcggcggcggaggagcgacCAAGGCGTACGAGTTCGAGTGGTGGGGCCACCGGTACGCCTGGCGCCGGGCCGTGGACCGCTCCCTCGGCACCGTCTCGTTCCACCTCGTCCGCGACGGGGGaagcgcctcctcctcctccgccgccaccagcaccaccgtcgCGCACATCGTCCCCGAGGTGCGCACCCCGACGCAGGTCTTTGCCGAGGaccgcgccggcgggtgGGTGCCCCCGTGCTACATGTGGATCAGCgacccgtccgtcgtcgatgccgtgaccgacgtcgccga CGTCATAGTGGCAACCGGACTCATCGCCCTGGTGGACGATTCCATTCGTGAgcgctggcccgccagcatcaagaagaagaagatgcccaccacgcccgtcgccccGTATCTCCTCCCCCCGAGTCCGACCACGCCCCACTTCGGCTCCGGCCCCGCCGATGCGGACGGAtacgacgatgcggcccgCCGACCCGGCCTCCGGGGCTTCTTCTCCCGCCGCTCGTCGGGGCAACACTCGCACAGCCCGCTGCGCCTGGggcgcaccgtcgccgtgtattga
- a CDS encoding uncharacterized protein (COG:Z~EggNog:ENOG503NX1H) → MLHEILLSLSGHPSPLLRSTDDQSYIKAGISPPERQLLASAAHLSDLHVRLLTYTSQISSSHPSAICRAVAAAVSSVHLAAFQRKVLEVEASILKDDPELVGAYNIVPLTAVMGEFKQWTRRMEWLWEVVQYMLAREEDGAVCQGAELINRLRRELQSGYQDVADTALSLVTMAETAWLKQVSAWVLYGRLPDLGGDDFFVQKSPSGEEDFALIRERLPSFVAPTTASSMLFIGKSLNHVRVMGDMNAGLGGLRHVSSKLNELGSLTFPLNGVTFSRTITSIRLSLSENTLQKILPLARVVEMLQLFREFFLLGRGEFALALTHEADEKIRHRWQRAGNLAYERDDGLKNVTVKDGEVAAVLNRTWAVLASMQGQHADEDESLELARDVLRLQLTKSRPPASMSSGKGLGPDAIKLLETSPFRSMLFSVPAAVFAELPSPLDMVISPSDLQIYSCINSYLLSLRRVHIRLTDLWKITSLRRHHPAPPGAGEHATLLRQRWSARSLALRSSWTTASAAIFFLGETEAYLQTEIVEGMWETFSSWLTGADSRRDGPNGARSEAATPRANVPSTMESEDEDFFLADWDSEGQRQATKTAKKPAHDPQTLSAAHTLYLRTLVHRLLLTQPSFTDPLYTLLVHIDRLVAHVQRLHSIFTSIDLETDAGVVDAFVDLEREEREVMGLLRGVEDKIRKGIEGVVEALRNLENNSDFLAEWESQGTMTDDDDMSDGQRYAPGRIGGVNRLLMKLDFGSWLGNKNDGWA, encoded by the exons ATGCTCCACGAGATCCTTCTCTCCCTCTCGGGGCATCCGTCCCCTCTCCTCCGATCCACCGACGACCAGTCATACATCAAGGCAGGAATCAGCCCACCAGAGCGCCAGCTGCTAGCTTCCGCCGCCCACCTGAGCGATCTACACGTCAGGTTGCTCACGTATACGTCGCAAATATCGTCCTCGCACCCGTCGGCGATATgccgcgccgttgccgccgccgtctcgtcggtCCACCTCGCAGCATTCCAGCGCAAGGTGCTCGAGGTGGAAGCAAGCATACTGAAGGATGACCCGGAGCTCGTTGGCGCATACAACATTGTTCCGCTGACCGCCGTGATGGGCGAGTTCAAACAATGGACGAGAAGAATGGAGTGGCTCTGGGAGGTGGTGCAGTACATGCTGGCGCGAGAAGAGGACGGTGCGGTGTGTCAAGGAGCGGAACTGATCAACCGACTTCGAAGAGAGCTGCAGAGCGGCTACCAGGATGTGGCAGACACGGCACTGAGCCTGGTCACCATGGCGGAGACGGCCTGGCTAAAGCAAGTGTCAGCGTGGGTTCTCTACGGCAGACTACCAGATCTTGGAGGCGACGACTTTTTCGTGCAAAAATCGCCATCCGGCGAAGAG GACTTTGCACTTATACGTGAGCGCCTCCCGTCCTTTGTAGCACCGACGACTGCATCATCCATGCTTTTCATCGGCAAGTCGCTCAACCATGTCCGTGTCATGGGCGACATGAATGCGGGTCTCGGTGGGCTGCGTCATGTGTCCTCGAAGCTCAACGAACTTGGAAGCTTGACCTTTCCGCTCAACGGTGTTACCTTTTCCCGCACAATAACCTCCATCCGCCTCTCACTCTCCGAAAACACTCTACAGAAGATCTTGCCTTTGGCCAGAGTCGTGGAGATGCTACAACTGTTTCGGGAATTTTTCCTCCTAGGCCGAGGCGAGTTTGCCTTGGCGTTGACGCACGAGGCGGATGAAAAAATACGGCATCGATGGCAAAGGGCCGGAAACCTCGCATATGAAAGGGATGATGGTCTGAAGAACGTGACGGTCAAAGACGGAGAAGTGGCAGCCGTCCTTAACAGGACCTGGGCTGTCCTGGCCTCGATGCAGGGGCAACatgcggacgaggacgagtcaCTCGAGTTGGCACGCGACGTGTTGCGGCTGCAGTTGACAAAGTCTAGACCTCCAGCATCAATGAGCAGCGGCAAGGGATTGGGCCCCGATGCAATCAAGCTGCTAGAAACCTCGCCATTCCGGAGCATGCTGTTTTCAGTACCTGCGGCCGTGTTCGCGGAGCTTCCGTCGCCCCTGGACATGGTCATCTCTCCTTCAGATCTTCAGATCTACTCCTGCATTAACTCATATCTACTGTCACTTCGACGCGTCCATATCCGGCTGACGGACTTGTGGAAAATCACTTCCTTACGACGTCATCATCCTGCACCTCCAGGGGCTGGCGAACATGCGACTCTGCTCCGACAGCGATGGTCGGCGCGATCTTTGGCTTTGCGGAGCTCttggacgacggcgagcgccgccatATTCTTCCTGGGTGAGACGGAAGCGTACCTGCAGACGGAAATCGTTGAGGGCATGTGGGAGACGTTTAGCTCTTGGTTGACGGGCGCTGATTCGCGGCGCGATGGGCCCAACGGCGCTCGATCTGAGGCCGCCACTCCTCGTGCGAATGTTCCAAGCACGATGGAAAGCGAAGACGAAGACTTCTTTCTCGCCGATTGGGACTCGGAGGGGCAAAGGCAGGCTACCAAGACGGCAAAAAAGCCGGCCCATGACCCGCAGACGTTGTCCGCCGCACACACTCTGTATTTGCGAACTCTTGTTCACAGATTGCTTCTCACCCAGCCATCCTTCACAGATCCGCTCTATACGCTACTTGTACATATTgatcgcctcgtcgcccatgTTCAGCGGCTGCACTCCATCTTCACGTCGATTGACCTGGAgacggacgcgggcgtggtTGACGCATTTGTGGATCTGGAGCGCGAGGAACGCGAGGTCATGGGTCTCCTCCGCGGAGTAGAGGACAAGATCAGAAAGGGCATAGAAggggtggtggaggctcTGCGGAACCTGGAGAACAACTCCGACTTTCTAGCAGAGTGGGAGTCCCAGGGCACAAtgactgacgacgacgacatgagcgacggccagcggTACGCGCCGGGGAGAATAGGCGGCGTGAACCGACTGCTGATGAAACTGGACTTTGGGAGCTGGCTGGGCAACAAGAATGATGGCTGGGCGTAA
- a CDS encoding uncharacterized protein (COG:S~EggNog:ENOG503Q49B), which produces MTSGHNDPKLLYAVDGIKAYHIANGNEESLTPTGPQTLSLLMVPTSSGFADPSGVGNGEEDFYLHLHLPPELDLPLPATTQIYHQPPTSYLIPRWDLGPDSGAFTRIEFPAAGSRSGIQEDVDTFETILAQCTAFLERTPAPRPRKSKAAEAKAREAAGDELPPYNPADYDPGEGYVQGSHSSSSGKGGRIVLVDEEDGSVIGELSDGFQVVEDGAVRPGSKDPVEISLPADGTQNIAVQPLSIEDELHPAYRKSTLVNTASKASRFIITTSDYVTKTLQSQADSFTKNTQPVAKPVSFSPTTHAHIRRINQFSTKTAGLSATTVGSIGKVAQNFGAHVTRRKDGRARGYDKDGNMVETYKPGMLNKSLMAFNTVVDGIEQAGRNLLTSTSASASQVVGHRWGPEAGDVARNIGGGFKNVGLVYIDVTGVSRRAILKSVAKGMVVGKVKGGGEVIVGGGDGGEATIAAGGSGGSIPAQSTFGDSASVSGGYSGKGKMPSS; this is translated from the exons ATGACGTCAGGACACAAT GATCCCAAGCTCTTGTATGCCGTGGATGGCATCAAGGCATACCacatcgccaacggcaaTGAGGAGTCGCTGACTCCCACTGGGCCTCAGACTCTGTCACTTCTCATGGTCCCTACGTCGTCTGGCTTCGCAGATCCCAGCGGTGTCGGTAATGGCGAAGAGGACTTCTACCTGCACCTTCATCTTCCTCCCGAACTCGATCTTCCCCTCCCGGCCACCACGCAGATATACCATCAGCCACCCACGAGTTATTTGATCCCTCGCTGGGACCTCGGGCCCGATAGCGGAGCATTCACGCGCATTGAAtttcctgctgctggtagtAGGTCAGGCATCCAGGAAGATGTGGATACCTTTGAGACGATCCTGGCCCAATGCACCGCTTTCCTCGAGAGGACGCCTGCCCCGAGACCCAGGAAGtccaaggctgccgaggccaaggcccgcgaggccgcaGGCGATGAATTGCCACCCTACAACCCGGCTGACTATGACCCGGGCGAAGGATACGTCCAAGGGAGCCAtagctcgtcgtcgggcaagGGCGGGCGCATTGTGctcgtggacgaggaggacggcagCGTCATAGGCGAGCTCAGCGATGGCTTTCAAGTTGTCGAAGACGGTGCTGTGCGACCGGGATCCAAGG ATCCCGTCGAAATTTCTCTGCCCGCGGACGGCACTCAGAACATTGCTGTCCAGCCTCTCTCCATCGAGGATGAGCTGCACCCTGCCTATCGAAAATCCACGTTGGTCAACACCGCCAGCAAAGCGTCCcgcttcatcatcaccacatCCGATTACGTCACCAAGACTCTGCAGTCGCAAGCCGACAGCTTCACGAAGAATACGCAGCCCGTTGCCAAGCCTGTGAGCTTTAGCCCGACAACGCACGCGCATATCCGACGCATCAACCAGTTCTCTACAAAGACGGCCGGGCTGTCTGCGACGACGGTCGGGTCCATCGGCAAGGTTGCACAAAACTTTGGCGCGCACGTCACCCGGCGCAAGGACGGTAGAGCGCGGGGCTacgacaaggacggcaacaTGGTCGAAACATACAAACCGGGAATGCTAAATAAAAGCTTGATGGCTTTTAACACGGTTGTCGACGGCATTGAGCAGGCTGGGCGCAACCTGCTCACAAGCACGTCAGCCAGCGCATCGCAGGTCGTTGGCCACCGCTGGGGCCCCGAGGCTGGAGACGTGGCGCGTAATATTGGCGGTGGCTTCAAGAATGTCGGCCTCGTCTATATCGACGTCACGGGAGTGTCTCGCCGAGCGATCCTCAAGAGCGTGGCCAAAGGCATGGTAGTTGGTAAGGtgaagggcggcggcgaagtcATTGtgggcggaggcgacggtggcgaggcAACAATTGCGGCGGGgggaagcggcggcagcatcccgGCCCAGAGCACATTCGGCGATTCTGCGAGCGTTTCCGGTGGGTACAGTGGCAAGGGAAAGATGCCCAGCTCCTAA
- a CDS encoding uncharacterized protein (EggNog:ENOG503P5A1~TransMembrane:1 (o437-456i)) produces MDAYERLGGPRFRPGFAPKGDRDARQQRQRPKMQPYYPPPPGTFYPYTSATQAASSSQIGETKASEPGYPAPFPIDSPNPTSFYPYSSSSKPYQSDMGYQPYPPAQEEGRYQPYRPPGYPNVSQSTFNPYASNSTQSDGYTYHEQQGSSYPPPQAPLQDPLQQYSGLYSSRPDAKQDLYGVDAENGPRSKALKQPGSAVKEPLTFELNPLEPQDVTVHMSLDTTDDLQDALEEFSRLRRLGRFNDAARHFESHLEHFLDNKYVMTQYGRFLSERVNSKEFTELAKRFPPQEAAADDALELNWDLLVYMMGLESDIDTPVLQDVDKLGDKALDLLQEGFPNLDSTEMELLHLVLIVSAASLDDLQERFSPYTFADLYTHLWRQGMVWELCNLFLALEPICGVETVSRLLLPYVGYSSLSSDEDVIQRLLADWDSPDEASAFALVDLFTSLALAYMALPRKRKAIDLCLDHASKYASALISGDTHNLKSRPCLRYTMAGVLLESYNDDVGEQRPIPLALESGCYGSFFVSRYLFPRTSLPLYAPLEDEKPLWLPRKTKITQAAKLTTKAVMKAAEDLGDVELQEACILEAMEQGEEAPELVVAKLDAMQATVGSGLARQTRLLFRYMLKQTPSSLEVLRRDILTQGETGRRSTWQDYAQCMIIRALTPGKRAKEAYQKKADAIEELLEPRERERQVDRLQSGVYPVEPYNAPPEKPMQQQPPQPPPPLAPSLAPSLAPQGPVYFNLTVVNPPVELDSAQLASRYKRGNSDKQSTSRRKKEVTWKADAKLATKLGPEDDDVIGATVSVVPDLPAETPSAPSK; encoded by the exons ATGGACGCGTACGAGAGACTCGGTGGCCCTCGCTTTCGCCCTGGCTTCGCGCCGAAAGGCGATAGAGACGCCCGTCAGCAAAGACAGCGCCCGAAGATGCAGCCCTACtatccgccaccgccgggtACCTTTTACCCTTATACCTCGGCGACACAAGCTGCGTCCTCGTCGCAAATAGGGGAAACAAAGGCCAGCGAACCTGGATATCCCGCTCCATTTCCCATCGACTCGCCAAATCCCACATCATTCTATCCTTACTCCTCATCGTCTAAACCCTATCAGAGCGACATGGGGTACCAGCCGTATCCGCCTGCTCAGGAAGAGGGCCGTTACCAACCATACCGCCCTCCTGGGTACCCCAACGTCTCTCAGAGCACTTTCAACCCCTACGCCTCCAACTCGACACAATCTGACGGCTACACATACCATGAACAGCAAGGGAGCAGCTACCCCCCTccgcaggcgccgctgcaggaCCCGCTGCAGCAGTATAGCGGGCTCTATTCTTCGAGACCCGACGCGAAGCAGGACCTCTACGGCGTTGATGCAGAGAACGGTCCCCGGAGCAAGGCCTTGAAGCAACCAGGGTCAGCAGTCAAGGAGCCCCTTACTTTTGAGTTGAATCCGCTCGAGCCTCAAGACGTGACCGTCCACATGTCCCTCGATACGACAGACGACCTACAAGATGCCCTCGAAGAGTTctcgcggctgcggcgactgGGTCGCTTCAACGACGCCGCTCGACATTTCGAGAGCCACCTGGAGCACTTCCTCGACAACAAATACGTCATGACGCAATACGGTCGCTTCCTCAGCGAGCGAGTCAACTCAAAAGAATTTACCGAGCTCGCGAAGCGGTTTCCCCCACaagaggccgcggccgacgatgcaTTAGAGCTGAACTGGGATCTGCTAGTATATATGATGGGATTGGAAAGCGACATTGACACCCCGGTGTTGCAAGACGTCGACAAGCTTGGTGACAAGGCGCTGGACCTGTTGCAGGAGGGCTTCCCGAACCTTGACTCCACAGAG ATGGAGCTGTTACATCTCGTGCTCATAGTTTCCGCTGcctcgctcgacgacctTCAGGAACGCTTTAGTCCCTACACATTCGCCGACCTCTATACTCACCTATGGAGGCAGGGGATGGTATGGGAGCTATGCAATCTCTTCCTGGCCCTGGAGCCCATTTGCGGCGTGGAAACTGTCTCGAGATTGCTGTTACCGTATGTCGGCTACAGTTCGCTGTCGTCTGACGAAGACGTAATTCAACGCCTGCTCGCTGATTGGGACAGCCCAGATGAGGCATCTGCATTCGCTCTGGTCGACCTCTTTACTTCACTCGCACTTGCGTACATGGCGCTTCCCAGGAAGAGAAAAGCCATTGACCTATGCCTGGACCACGCCAGCAAGTATGCCAGCGCCCTGATATCGGGGGACACGCACAACCTCAAGTCTCGTCCCTGCCTTCGCTACACCATGGCCGGGGTTCTGCTAGAGAGCTATAATGACGACGTGGGCGAACAACGGCCGATTCCTCTGGCACTGGAGTCTGGCTGTTATGGGAGTTTCTTCGTCAGCAGATATCTCTTTCCGCGGACCAGCCTGCCTTTGTATGCGCCTCTGGAAGATGAGAAGCCTCTGTGGCTACCTCGCAAGACCAAAATCACCCAAGCCGCAAAGCTCACCACCAAGGCAGTGATGAAGGCGGCAGAGGATCTAGGCGATGTGGAACTGCAAGAGGCTTGTATCCTCGAAGCCAtggagcagggcgaggaagcgccTGAGTTAGTCGTGGCAAAGCTCGATGCCATGCAGGCCACCGTGGGCAGTGGTTTGGCGCGCCAGACCAGGTTGCTGTTCCGGTACATGCTCAAACAGACGCCATCATCCTTGGAAGTGTTGAGGCGCGACATCCTCACTCAGGgcgagacggggcggcgcAGTACCTGGCAGGACTACGCCCAGTGCATGATCATTCGCGCCTTGACGCCAGGGAAACGGGCCAAGGAAGCCTACCAGAAGAAAGCGGATGCGATTGAGGAGCTTCTGGAGCCGCGGGAACGGGAGCGGCAAGTCGACAGGTTGCAGAGCGGCGTCTATCCTGTCGAACCCTACAACGCGCCTCCAGAAAAgcccatgcagcagcagccgccacagcctccgccgcctctggcGCCTTCGCTGGCGCCTtcgctggcgccgcaggGGCCCGTGTACTTCAATCTGACTGTCGTCAacccgcccgtcgagctcgatTCCGCGCAGTTAGCCAGCAGATATAAGCGCGGGAATTCGGACAAGCAGAGCACAAGCCGGAGAAAGAAGGAGGTGACGTGGAAGGCAGACGCGAAGCTTGCCACCAAATTGGGTccggaggacgacgatgtgaTCGGTGCGACGGTGTCTGTGGTGCCAGACCTGCCAGCCGAAACTCCCAGCGCACCGTCTAAATAG
- a CDS encoding uncharacterized protein (EggNog:ENOG503PGI7): MSEYTTALPLTHQQQTHSPSRPLGPVLGIRRFGRNDFERFDQEAARGSHICLGSTTIGKVNIDCKYHWKKAQWGVLGVEKRPAGIVYMDITFRQPHGWWLEHASVFVTVGEDKSSYALAAPPRKERAADKVDLTSDYAVQITDYYGPRFLAGTKTVRNETRHMKITPTLGVPSVQVGGMGYESTSSHDKVGRWVFKGNVGKPKGCDGLRTLHWELTENCLDPEQAHSPEFRTGFAFEHSRRPLYLRVEMEGRLQSKGQQLRHGFKRFSSRGLGRKDDSTLMCIAFERDHVFEKSLDAVAQGLDMTMQMENLQNAPVEAPDPTPARFTVDTHTPRWRRPGPGMMIGPGRLDAIEERPETRQMSFHAVRQQDELLRLLRQTTENLHRPPTNISQTPRATIKMEETEETLVVLESSSHEEAESDEATESVDTEGSTPAAAVAAAASPSAHPQSADEALLEALKIPAIVYILRIFVMIMGAFSRVQQGGGGDGGGGGGSRPQAPHNMSNGKPQPGIRHYVVAGGKLMNADGGGGGGGAFRLDGARAAEGLSMRLAASSRATAAADGQTSGFLQRGQQTRIRSW; this comes from the coding sequence ATGAGTGAGTATACTACTGCTCTTCCTCTTACACATCAACAGCAGACGCATTCTCCGTCCCGGCCGCTAGGTCCAGTCCTCGGAATCCGCCGCTTCGGCCGCAACGACTTTGAGCGCTTCGATCAGGAGGCAGCCCGCGGGTCGCATATTTGCCTCGGCTCAACCACCATCGGCAAGGTCAACATCGACTGCAAGTACCATTGGAAGAAGGCACAATGGGGGGTCCTGGGCGTCGAGaagcggccggccggcatcgTCTACATGGACATTACGTTTAGACAGCCGCACGGGTGGTGGCTCGAACACGCGAGCGTCTTCGTCACCGTGGGCGAGGACAAGTCGTCGtacgcgctcgccgccccgccgcgcaaggagcgcgccgccgacaaggtgGACCTCACGTCCGACTACGCGGTACAGATCACAGACTACTACGGCCCGAGGTTCCTCGCGGGGACCAAGACGGTGCGCAACGAGACGCGGCACATGAAGATCACGCCGACGCTGGGGGTCCCGAGCGTGCAGGTAGGGGGCATGGGCTACGAGTCGACCAGCTCGCACGACAAGGTCGGCCGCTGGGTCTTCAAGGGCAACGTCGGCAAGCCAAAGGGCTGCGACGGGCTACGGACGCTGCACTGGGAGCTGACGGAGAACTGCCTCGACCCGGAGCAGGCGCACAGCCCAGAGTTCCGCACGGGCTTCGCGTTCGAGCACAGTCGACGGCCCCTGTACTTGCGCGTCGAGATGGAAGGCAGGCTGCAGAGCAAGGGCCAGCAGCTCAGACACGGCTTCAAGCGTTTCTCGTCACGCGGCCTCGGCAGGAAAGACGACTCGACGCTCATGTGCATCGCCTTTGAGAGGGATCACGTCTTCGAGAAGAGCCTGGACGCGGTCGCGCAGGGGTTGGACATGACGATGCAGATGGAGAACCTGCAAAACGCACCCGTCGAGGCCCCcgacccgacgccggcgaggttcACCGTCGATACGCACAcgccgagatggaggcggcctggccctggcATGATGATTgggcccggccggctggaTGCCATCGAGGAGCGGCCCGAGACCCGGCAGATGAGCTTCCACGCCGTGAGGCAACAGGACGAGCTGCTACGACTTCTCAGACAGACGACGGAGAACCTccaccggccgccgacaaacATAAGCCAGACCCCGCGCGCGACAATCAAGATGGAAGAGACGGAAGAGACTCTGGTGGTACTCGAGAGTAGTAGCCACGAAGAAGCCGAGAGCGATGAAGCCACGGAGTCGGTAGACACGGAGGGCTCTacaccagccgccgccgtcgccgccgccgccagcccctcGGCGCATCCCCAAAGCGCAGACGAAGCATTGCTGGAGGCGCTCAAGATACCGGCGATAGTGTACATCTTGCGGATCTTTGTCATGATCATGGGCGCGTTCAGCAGGGTgcagcaaggcggcggcggcgacggcggtggtggcggcggcagcagaccACAGGCACCACACAACATGAGCAACGGCAAGCCACAGCCGGGTATTAGACACTACGTCGTGGCGGGAGGCAAGTTGATgaacgccgacggcggcggcggcggcggcggcgcgtttcgactcgacggcgcgagggcggcagaGGGGCTTTCGatgaggctggcggcgagctctcgggcgacggcggcggcagatggGCAGACGAGCGGGTTTTTGCAGCGAGGACAGCAGACGCGGATACGAAGCTGGTAG